GGTCATGGGCCACGCCGCCCAGCTCGCCAGGCGGTGCAGGCAGAACAGCGCGGCCTGCGAGGACTACGCCGAGGTCGTCGAGGCGGCCCAGCACGCCTACTGGACCCTGGCCCTCGCCAACTTCGCCAGCTTCGTCTTCATCTCCACCTTCCCCTGGCAGGCCGGCGTGGCCTCCGAGATCACCAAGATCCTCATGCGGAGGGAACAGGCCAAGCTCCTGGCGAAGCTGCTGGAGCACAACATCGCCCGCATCCTGATGAGCAAGCTGACCGAGTACTCGATCGGCAGCGCGTTCTTCGCGGTCGGCGACGTGTCCGTGGTGGCGGGGGTGAAAGCGTTGCGCGGCGACGACGTCGGCTCGGTCGAGGACAACGCGAAGCAGGCGCTGAAGGAGTTCGCCGCGTCGGTCGTCTTCTACGGCGTGTCCGACGCCGCCTCGCCCGCCATCAGCGCGTTGAGCAAGAACGCCGACGTGCAGGGCTTCCTCGGCCGGATGGCAGGCGGCTCGATCGGCTACGGCCCCGCCTACGACGCGATGAACGGCCAGACGGGCGAGGACCTCATCCCGACCTGGAAGGAGACCCTCGGCAGGGCGCTCCTCTACTTCACGATGGCCCACAAACCCCCGGGATGACGATGTCGAGCGAACCCATCGAGCCGCCGGAGCGGCCTGAGAGCATCACCGTCGGCCCCGAGGAGTCCCTCTGGCAGATCGCCGAGAAGCTCTTCGAGGACGGCTCCCGCTGGGAGCGGATCTACGAGGCCAATCGCGACGTCCTCGGCGACCCGCACGCCCTGCGTCAGGGGATGCGCCTGCGGCTGCCGATGGAGATCTACCCGGCGCACGTCCGGTCGGTCGCGGGCGCCTACGACCTCGAACGGAACGACCTGGCCACCTTCGTCGAGGACGCCATGGACGACCTGAACGCCATCGGCGACTTCTGGGGCGGCGGGAAGAACGGGACGACCTTCTTCAAGGGCGAGGGCGGCGGAACGGGCTACGAGGCCGTCTCCGGGCAGATCGCCAAGGGCGTCGACGCCCTCCTGGACGCCCATGACGAGATCTCGAAACGCCTGCGCAAGATGGCCGACCGGGTCCAGGTGACCGACTGGGACAACCTGATCACGATCCTGTCCGCCTTCCCCGACGACTAGGCGGACCAGATCGACTCCACCGTGGTGCGGGCCCACCAGCACGCGGCGGGCGCCCTCCTGATCCAGGAGACACACTCTAGGATCGGGCCATGCCCTTGACCGCGAACGACGTCGACCGGTTCGAGGGCTCCAGGTCGCGCCTGGAGGCCATCGCCTACCGCCTCCTCGGCTGCGCCGGGGAGGCCGAGGACGCCGTGCAGGAGACGTTCCTGCGCTGGCAGGCCGCCGACGTCGACCGCATCGAGGTCGCCGAGGCCTGGCTGACGAAGGTCCTCACCAACCTGTGCCTCAACCAGCTCACCTCCGCGCGGGCGCGCCGCGAGACCTATGTGGGCCAATGGCTTCCCGAGCCGCTGCTCGCCGGGGACCCGATGCTCGGCCCGGCCGAAACCGCCGAGCAGCGCGAATCGGTCTCGTACGCGGTCCTCACCCTCATGGAGCGCCTCTCCCCCAACGAGCGGGCGGTGTACGTGCTGCGGGAGGCCTTCGATTACCCGCACCGGGAGATCGCCGAGATCCTCGACATCACCGAGGCCGCCAGCCAGCAGATCTTCCACCGCGCCAAGAAGCACGTCGCGGACGGCAAGACCCGCACCGAGATCGACGAGGCCACCGCCCGGCGGATCGTCGAGGAGTTCCTGGCGGCCGCCACCAGCGGCCAGACCGAGCCGCTCGTGCGCCTGCTCACCGAGGACGCCATCTCGATCGGCGACGGCGGCGGGAAGGTCCCGGCCCGCGCCAAGGCGTTCGAGGGCGCCGCCGCGGTCGCGAAGTTCCTGTGGGGCCTGTTCAAACCCGGCGAGGCCAAGCGCGCCATGGTCGGCGGCGCGCCCGAGGTCTACGCCTGGACCGCCAACGGCGACCCCGCCGTCGTGGCCGTCGTGGACGGCCGGGTCGTCGGCGTCATGTGCCTGGAGGTCACCGCCGAGGGCATCGCCGCGTTCCGTAGCCAGGTCAACCCCGACAAGCTCGAACGCGCGACCGCGCGCTGGGCGACCACAGACCACGGGGAGCCCCTGTTCAACGCCTTCTGACCGCAATGTGAGGTGCTTCACATCGCGTTCCTGTCAGGAAACGGCGGGCCGCCCGGTTCAAGTCACGAACCCGCGCGAGACAGGAGCAAGGGAATGCAGCACCGGATCATCGTCCTCGGAGCCGGATACACCGGAGCCAGCGCCGCCGGCCGCCTCGCCAAGCGGCTCCGCCGCGAGGACGTCGCCATCACCCTCGTCAACGCCGCGCCCGACTTCGTCGAACGCGTCCGCATGCACCAGCTGGCGGCCGGCCAGGACCTCAAGCCCCGGCCGTTCAGCGAGATGTTCGCGGGCACCGGCGTCGAACTGCGGCTCGCGAAGGTCACCGGCGTCGACGTCGACCGCAAGACCGTCACCGTCGTCGACGCGAACGGCGCCGGCTTGATCGCGCCCGAGTCCGGCGCCGAAGAACTCGCCTACGACACACTCGTCTACGCCCTCGGCAGCGGTTGGAACGCCCAAGGTGTCCCCGGGACCGCCGAGCACGCCTATGAGATAGCCGGCCGTCCCGGAGCACTCCGGCTGCGCGAGCGCCTGGCCCGCCTCGACGCCGGGCAGACCGTGGTCGTCGTCGGCGGCGGCCTCACCGGCCTGGAGGCCGCGACCGAGATCGCCGAGGCCCGCCCTGACCTCGACGTCGCCCTCGCCGCCCGCGGCGGCCTCGGCGACTGGCTCTCGCCCAAGGGCCGCGAGCACCTGCGGAAGGTCTTCGGCAAGCTCGGGATCACCGTGCACGAACACGCCGCCGTCACCCGCGTTGAAGCCGATCGCGTCGCCACCGCCGACGGCAGGGCCATCCCGGCCGCGGTCACCGTGTGGACCACCGGCTTCGCGGTCCACCCGATCGCGAAGGCGACCGCCCTGGAGGTCACCGGCACCGGCCAGATCGTGGTCGACGGGACCATGCGCTCGGTCTCGCACCCGGACGTGTACGCCGTCGGCGACGCGGCCATGGTGATGGGCCCCGGGGACAAGCCGCTACGGATGTCGTGCGCCTCGGGAACCCCGGCAGCGTGGCAGGCCGCCGACGCGATAGCGGCGCGCCTGACCGGCGGGAAGCTCCCGAACGTGCCGATCCGCTACTTCAACCAGTGCGTCTCACTGGGCCGCAAGGAGGGCTTGATCCAGTACGTCACCGCCGACGACCGCGCCGTGCAGGCGGTCCTGACCGGACGGCCCGCCGCCGTCTACAAGGAGCTGGTCTGCAAGGGCGCCGCCTGGGGCGTCTCCAACCCGACGCTCGGGCTGCCGACCCGGCGCCGCCGCGTCACGCGGGAGCGGGCCGCGGCGGGCTCGGCCGTCAAGGCGCCGGCGTAGAGCACGAAGCGAAGCTGCCGGTCTGCGCGGCGACGATCGCCGGGTGGAGGTCCTCGGCCGGGGCTCCCAAGCGTCGACGTCGACGGTGACCTGGTCGCCCGAGCGGAGGTCCTGATCAACGCTCAGCACGTGGGCCGAACTCCCCGGCCAAGAAGTTGCTCGTCACTTGAGATCTTTCGCGTTCACCTCAGGGCGGACTGGGCGGCGAAGGCGGTGAGGTTCTCGCGGGCCCACTGCTCGAACGTGCGGGGCGGGGTGCCGAGCAGGGTCATCGTGGTGTCGTCGATGGGAGCGGGCCCCGCCGTCGAGTCCGCCCACAGGTCGAGCAGCGCCGTGACGGCGGCAGGCGGCAGGTAGGCCGCCAGCTGCTCCTCCGCCTCGGCCCTGGTGATCGTCTCGACGACCACCTCGCGGCCCAGCAGCCCGCCGATGATGCCCAGCTGCTCGCGGAAGGTGAGCGACTCGCCCCCGCTCAGCGTGTACGTCCCACCGGCCAGCCAGTGCCCGGTGAGCGCCGCGTAGGCCAGGTCGGCGAGGTCGTCCCCGTGGACGGCGGCGACGTGCGCGTCGGGATAGGCCAGCTGGACGGGCTGCCCCCGCCCGATGGCGTGACTCCACGCGAGCGCGTTGCCGGCGAAGGCGCCGGGACGCAGGACCGTCACGGTCAGCCCCGACTCCTCCAGCGCGCGCTCGACGAGCAGATGGGTTCTGGCCAGCGGATGGCTCTCCGCGTCGGGCGCCAGCACGGCCGACGACGACATCAGCACGACATGCTCCACCCCCTCGGCCTCGGCGGTGCGCACGAACTCGCGCACGCCGTCCGGCTCGGCATAGAGGAAGACCTGGCTGACCCCGCGCAGGGCGGGCGCGAAGGTCTCGGGCTTGGAGAGCACGAGCTCGACGACCTCCGGCCCGTCGGGCCGGCTGCTGGCGGCGCGCAGGGCGTGCCCGCCGCTCTGGAGCCGATCGCGTACGGCGGAGCCGACCTGACCCCTGGAACCGGTGATGAGAACGGTCACAGCTTCTCTTCCTTTCGATTCATGGTGAGACTGAATATGCATGCTGCCATGCACATATGTGTGCGTCAACATACATGTTAGAGTGGCAGGGTGACATCAAGCGAGAACGACGCGCTGCTCGACGCCGTCGGGCCCGCCTTCTCCAAGCTGCGCCGCGGCGTGCTGATGGAGGTCGAGAACCCGGTCTCCGCCAAGGACATGTCGAGGTCCCTGGTCCTCGCGATCGTGCAGGAGGGCGAGCGGGAGATGACCGTCGGCGCGGTCGCCGAACGGCTCGGCGTCGACCCCTCGGTGGGCAGCCGCATGGTCTCCGACTGCATCTCCGCGGGTTATCTGTCCCGCGCCGCCTCCCAGCAGGACGGCAGGCGAACCGTTCTGCACCTCACGTCCGAGGGCGAGGCGATGATGACGCGCTTCCGCAGGCTGCAACGGGAGGCGTTCGAGTACATCACCGCGGACTGGAGCGAGAGGGAGCGGTTGGAGTTCGCCAGGCTGATGCTCAAGTACGTCGACGCCGTCGCCGGCCTCCGCCATCGCGGGCCGGCTTCCTAGAGCGGCGACCGGAACCCTGCGGCCCGCCGCCGCGGCTCCCTCTTCGTCGTCAAGACCTTGATCGACAGCACTACACTCAGGGCAACTTGATCTCCTGGCCTGGCGTCGGGTGCCGCGGGGCCGTCCGCTACGACAAGGTGCTGAATCGTGGTTACGCGCGAAGAGATGGTCCAAGCATTCGGCGACGAGGGCCTGCTACTGATGGACGTCGAGCAGGCCCGCGAGAAGGGTCTCTCGAACGAGGACACGCGGATCCTGTCCCAGGTCGGCTTGCCAGTACGCGCCGACCAGGTGTTCACCACCTTCCTCACCGACGATCCTCGGGCGGGTTCTCTGGCGGTGTTCCAGACGGGCAGCGGGGAGGTCGACGTCGACCTGATCGCGGAGGTCCTGGCCGACACCCGACTGGAGGTGTCGGCCCCCGAGAACGAGGGCATCGCCTTCCTGCTCCGCCCGAGCTCGAATGACATTTCTGGGCCCCTTCGGTGTCCGGCCGCAGCTCCCTGTCCCAAGGCGCTCGGTTTCAAGCAGTCGCCGGGGCGAAACGACGGGTTCGCGGGGCCGAAGGTCCCGCCTCCAGGAGGACGGCCGAGCGGAGCGAGGGCCACATAGGGGTCGGGCGCAGGCCCGACTGGAAGGAACGCCCGGCCCCACCCGCCCGAAGGGCGCCAGCACGAAGCGCGAACCGAGAGGCCCTTTTCGCGCGAGCCCAGAGGACCTTGCCGCGTGGGATTCCGCTAAAGGCTGTTGTGCAGGCGGGATTCGACGTCGCGGTACCTGGCCACCGGGATCAGGTGCACCCCGTCGAAAGCGCCCGAGTCGCGGATCCGGAGCACCTGCTCGCAAGCCGCCTCCACCCCCGCCATCCGGTCCCCGCCGAGCCGTTCCACCAGTTCCGACGGGATGTCGATGTCCGGGATGGCGGCGGCCAGGCGATGGGCGTGCGGCTGGCTGGCCAGGACCATCACACCCGCGTACACCGGCACGTCCACCGGATTCTCCTCGCGCCACCGCAGCAGCGCGTCCAGGGAGAAGCTCACCTGGACGAAGAGGAAGTCGGCCGCCCGCTTCCACGCGGGAAGCGGCCGCAGCCCCGCCGCCGCGCCCACCCGGAACGACGGGGAGAACTCGCGCGCCACGTCGATCATCGAGCGCACGGTCAGGTCGCTGGTCCTGTTGCCGACCGTCGGCTTGTCGCCGTACACGAAGAGGAACTGGTCGACGCCGTAGGCGGCGGCGGTCAGCAGGTCGCGGCGCAGGCCCAGCAGGTTGCGGTCACGGGAGTTGAGGCAGGCGATGCTGCGCCCGCCCATCGCCTGGACCTCGTGCGCGACGGCGACGCTGGAGACGGTCGCTCGGCCGATGTGGTTGTCGGGGATGAGGAAGGAGTGGGCGAGTTTCCCCAGGGTGCCGATCTGGTGCCGGACGTGTGTCAGGTCGGGCTTGGTGGGCGGTTCGATCTCACAGACCACCTGGAACGTCATAGAGGGCACCTTATCGACGGACGGCGAGCGAGGTGATCCCGCCGAGGACGAGATCGACGCCGAAGCTGTCGTAGAACTCCTCGCTGCCGCCCTCGACCATGGGCCCGGCCATGGCCACCAGGTGCGTCTTCTCGCTGCGCCGTACGGCTCAGGCCGCGATGGCCGGGGCGTCGAACTGAGTGCTGTGCAGCTCGGCGTACCGTCCGCCCTCGGCGAGCAGGGTGGCGTGTGTGCCCTGCTCCACCACACGGCCGTCCTCGACGACCAGGATGAGGTCGGCCGCGCGGATGGTGGAGAGCCGGTGCGCGATCACGATCGCGGTCCTGCCGTCCAGGGCCTCGCCGAGCGCCTCCTGCACGGCCGCCTCCGAGGTGGAGTCGAGGTGCGCGGTCGCCTCGTCGAGGATGACCACTCTGGGCCTGGCCAGCAGCAGGCGCGCGATGGTGAGCCGCTGGCGCTCGCCGCCCGACAGCCGGTAGCCGCGCTCGCCGACGACCGTGTCCAGCCCGTCCGGCAGTGACTCGATGAGCGCGGCGAGGCGGGCCCTGCGCAGCGCGTCCCAGATCTCCTCCTCCGTGGCCTCGGGACGGGCCAGCAGCAGGTTGGCCCTGATCGAGTCGTGGAAGAGGTGACCGTCCTGGGTGACCATGCCGAGCGTCTCCCTGATGGAGCCGGCGGTCAGGTCCCTGACGTCCACCCCGCCCAGCCGTACGGCTCCCTCGTCCACGTCGTAGAGGCGCGGCAGCAGCTGGGCGATCGTGGACTTGCCCGCCCCCGAGGAGCCGACGAGGGCGATCATCTGGCCGGGCTCGGCGCGGAAGGAGATGCCCTTCAGCACCTCGACGCCGCCACGGGAGTCGAGCGTGGCGACCTCCTCCAGCGAGGCGAGCGACACCTTGTCGGCCGACGGGTAGGCGAAGCGCACCTGGTCGAACTCCACGCTCGTGGGCTCGTCCGGCAGGGTCCGGGCGTCGGGCTTCTCCTGGATGAGCGGCTTGAGGTCGAGCACCTCGAAGACCCGCTCGAAGCTGACCAGCGCGCTCATCACGTCCACCCTGGCGCTGGCCAGGGCCGTCAGCGGGGAGTACAGGCGGGTCAGCAGCAGGGCCAGCGCGACGACCGAGCCCGGGTCGAGCTCGCCGCGCAGGGCGTAGAAGCCGCCCAGGCCGTACACCAGGGCGAGGGCGAGGGCCGAGACCAGGGTCAGCGCGGTGACGAACAGCGACTGGGTCACGGCGGTGCGGACGCCGATGTCGCGGACCCGGCGAGCCCTGGTGGCGAACTCGGCGGACTCGTGCGCGGGACGGCCGAACAGCTTGACCAGCGTCGCTCCAGGGGCGGAGAAGCGCTCGGTCATCTGGGTGCCCATGGCGGCGTTGTGGTCGGCCGCCTCACGCCGCAGCCTGGCGATGCGACTGCCCATGCGCCGGGCGGGGAGCACGAAGACCGGCAGCAGGAGCAGCGCGAGCAGGGTGATCTGCCATGAGATGCCGATCATCACGATGAGGGTCAGCACGAGCGTGACGAGGTTGCCCGCGACGCTCGAGACGACGTCGGTGAAGGCCCGCTGGGCGCCGATGACGTCGTTGTTCAGGCGGGAGACCAGGGCGCCGGTCCGGGTGCGGGTGAAGAAGGCGATCGGCATCCGCTGCACGTGGTCGAAGACGGCCGTGCGCAGGTCGAGGATGAGGCCCTCGCCGATGCTGGACGACAGGTAGCGGGTGAGCAGGCCGAGTCCCGCCTCGGCCAGCGCGAGCCCCGCGATCAGTCCGGCCAGGCCGAGCACCACGTCGAAGGGCTGGGCCTTGACGATCGCGTCCACGACCCGGCCCGCCAGGACGGGAGCCGCCACGGCCAGCGCCGCCATCACGAGGCTCAGGGCGAGAAACCTGATCAGCCTGCCCCGGTGCGGGCGGGCGAAGGCGGTGATCCGCCTGAGAGTGGCCGCCGAGAAGGGGCGACGCTCCTGCCTGGCGTTCATCGCACCGTAGAGCTGGTTCCAGGCGGTGACTTCCATGTCCATGGGGATGACCATAAAAGCTCAAGTCAACTTCAGGTCAAGCGGCGGCCCGTGACCGACGACAGGTCACGGGCCGGGGTTGGGGAGGAAGGTCTAGGAGCCGATCTTCTTGCCGCGCGTGTGCCAGGCCACCGCCACCGAGGGCCTGGGCTGCGAGGAGCCGCCGTCGGGCCAGTGGCTGGCGGGGGTCTCGGGCGAGGCGCCGTCGACCTCACCCGGGTGCTGCACGGCGACGAAGACGCTGCGCTGGTCCTCGGTCACCATCGGGCCGCAGGTCTCCGCGCCGACGGGCACGGTGAGGAACTGGCGGACGTAGCCACGCTCCCTGCCCCGTACCGGCATGACGAACAGGCCGTCGTTGGTCTTGAGCGCGTTGCCGTCCGTGGAGATCCACAGGTTGCCGTCGCGGTCGAAGGCCAGGTTGTCGGGGCACGAGATCGGCGACACCTTGGTCTTGTCGAACCCGGCGAAGTACGTCGCGGGGTCGTTCGGGTCGCCGCAGACCAGCGGGATCGACCAGGCGAAGGTCGTCGCGGCCGCGTCGTCACGGCGCTCGATGATCTCCAGGACGTGACCGTGCTTGTTCGAGGGCCGCGGGTTGGCCTCGTCCACCTGGGCCGCGGTCCGGTTGGAGTTGTTGGTGAGCGCGACGTAGACGCCCTTGGTGACGGGGTTGCGCTCGATGTCCTCGGGCCTGTCCATCTTGGTCGCGCCGACCTTGTCGGCCGCGACGCGGGTGAACACCAGCACTTCGGCGGCGCTCATGCCGTCCACGAAGCTCTTCGAGCCGTTCACCAGCGGGATCCACTCGCCGGAACCGTCGAAGGCCTGGTCCGAGGGCAGCTTGCCGGAGCCGTCGATCTCCGCCGCGGGGCTGTCGCCGGTGAACTTGGCGACGTAGAGGGTGCCCTCGTCCAGGAGCGTGTGGTTGTGCCGGTCGTGTCCGGGGATGTAGCGCTTGTCGGAGACGAACTTGTAGACGTACTCGAAGCGCGAGTCGTCGCCCATGTAGACCGCCAGACGGCCGTCCCTGGTCAGCGTGGTGGTGGCGGCCTCGTGCTTGAAGCGGCCGAGCGCGGTGCGCTTGATCGGGGTGGAGTCGGGGTCGAACGGGTCGATCTCCACGATCCAGCCGAAGCGGTTGGCCTCGTTCGGGTGCTTGGCCAGGTCGAAGCGCTCCTCGACGCGGTCGAAGCGGCGGCTGCCGGCGGAGACGCCGGTGGGGAGGGTGTACCTGACGACGTTCGGGTTGGTCTTGTCGCCGTTGACGAAGTACTGGTCGAAGTTCTCCTCGGCGGTCAGCACGGTCCCCCACGGGGTGGCGCCGCCTCCGCAGTTGTTGAGCATGCCGATCGGGTTCTCGCCCTTGGCGTCGGCGGCCGTCTTGAGCAGGTCGCTGCCCGTCGCCGGACCGCTGAAGCGCATCGGCGTCTGCGCCGTGATGCGCCGGTTGTAGCGGCGGCGTCCGCTGGTGACGAGCTTCCACTCGCCGCTGCCCTTGACCCGCTCGATCTCGACCACCGAGCCGCCGTGCGCGGCTAGACCGATCCTGATCTGCTCCTCCGTGGCGGTCGCGCCACCCGAGTAGCCGCGGAACATGAGGTTCTCGTCGGAGTACTCGTGGTTCACCCACAGCAGGGCGCGGTCGCGGCCCATGGGGAAGAGGGTCACGTAGTCGCAGTTGTAGCCGAACTGCTTGCTCTGCGCCTCCGCCGTCTGCTTGTCGAAGTCGAAGGCGGGCGCGTCGGGCAGCACGGGGTCGCCCCAGCCCACCACGACGGAGGAGGAGTAGCCCTCGGGGATCGTCAGCGCGTCACTGGTGTTCGGTGCCACGGACTTGAAGGCCAGACCACTGCGGCCGTACCCGTGGCCGCCGTGCTCTCCGAGGGACTCGGCGCCCGGGTCGGCGAAGGCCGGTACGGCCCCGGCCACGCCCGTGCCCACGACGAGCGCGCCGAGCGCACCGGCGCGCAGCATGCCGCGACGCGACATCGCCTGCGCGACGACGTCGCCGAAGTAGGTGTTGTCACTGGTGTTCGCCACGTCGTGCGCACACGCGTTGCCGCAGCGGAATTGGCAGGTAAGAGCGCTTCGACCACTCTTGTGCGGAGTCGAGAGCAACGGCAGCAGCCTGCGCGGATTCGACACAGGTCCTCCAGATTCATACGCGATAGTTCCGCCGGGACGTTACGGCGGTCGCCGGAACCGGAGGTGAACGAAGACCACCCGTCCGATGAACCCTTGCCGGGAGGACAATAGGGGGATGCCGCCACGCAGACTGGACCAGGACAAGCTCAGATCGGCTCTCGACGCCCAGCTGGTCGCGCTGGACCAGCCGCCGTTCGACGGCCCCGCGTCCGCGCTGGCCGGGGCGTGTGTCGCCGCCGTGCTGACCGCCTACGACCGCGGGCTGAAGCCCGAGCGGGAGGCGGGGCGCTTCGCCGTACGGCATCTGCTGGAGGCGCTAGCCGAGAAGGCGCCCGGGCGCACGGTCGAGGTGCGCGTGCCGCCGTACGCCGCCGTGCAGTGCGTCGAGGGGCCCAGGCACACGCGGGGGACCCCGCCGAACGTCATCGAGACCGATCCCCGCACCTGGCTGGAGCTGGCCGTGGGACGGCTGACGTGGTCGGAGGCCATGGCGAAAGGCTCCGTCCACGCGAGCGGCGCCCGTGCCGACCTGTCAGGTCATCTGCCCGTCTAGTTGGGCGTCGCGTTCATCCACGGGATCTTGCTCTCCACGCATTGCTCGCTCAGCCTGGGCGGCAGGCCCGAGCACTCCGCGAAGTAGTTGGAGATCCAGATGGCCGCGCCGACGGCCAGGATCAGCGTGAGCGCGCTGAGCGCGACGCCGGTCCATGCCCGGCCCTTGCTGGCGCCCTTGGAGACGGCGACCAGGCCGAGCACCAGGCCGACGATCGCGGTGAGCACGCCGGTGAAGCACACGAACAGCAGGAACAGGCTCGCGATGCCGAGCACCAGCGAGGCGGTCGCCAGCCCGCTGCCGGCCTGGGCCGGCCGCCACTCGGCGCCGCCCGGGTACGGCTGGGGGCCGCCGGGTGGCGGCGTGTAGACGGCTCCGCCCGCGGGCGGCCCGTAGGGCGAGGGGACGTCGTGGCTCGGCTGCCCGCCTGGCCCGCCCGCGGCGGCATAGGCTCCGCCGTGCTCCCCTGCGCGCAGCTCGCCGCTCGGGCCGCCGTAGGGGCCGCCCTGCGGACCGCCTTGCGGACCGCTCGGCGCACCACCCTGTGGACCACCACCCTGCGGACCACTCGGTGGGCCGCCGTACGGACCAATCGGTGGGCCGCCGTACGGGCTGCCGCCTGGCTGGGAACCGCCGTACGGCCCGCCCGCCTGGGGTCCGCCGTAGGCGCTGTCCGACTGCGCGCCGCCATAGGCGCCGCCGCCCTGCTCACCGCCGTACGGGGTGGAGCCGCCGCCCGGGGCCCCGCCGTACGGGCTGGAGGGTGAGACGCCGGGGACCGAGGGGTCGGGCGGCTCGTACCGGGAAGGGGTGGGCGGAATCGTCGGCGTGTCATCACCGCGCTCCTCCTCCGCCGTCCAGCCGGGGTAG
This window of the Nonomuraea africana genome carries:
- a CDS encoding LysM peptidoglycan-binding domain-containing protein; this translates as MSSEPIEPPERPESITVGPEESLWQIAEKLFEDGSRWERIYEANRDVLGDPHALRQGMRLRLPMEIYPAHVRSVAGAYDLERNDLATFVEDAMDDLNAIGDFWGGGKNGTTFFKGEGGGTGYEAVSGQIAKGVDALLDAHDEISKRLRKMADRVQVTDWDNLITILSAFPDD
- a CDS encoding sterol carrier family protein, with product MPPRRLDQDKLRSALDAQLVALDQPPFDGPASALAGACVAAVLTAYDRGLKPEREAGRFAVRHLLEALAEKAPGRTVEVRVPPYAAVQCVEGPRHTRGTPPNVIETDPRTWLELAVGRLTWSEAMAKGSVHASGARADLSGHLPV
- a CDS encoding PhoX family phosphatase, with translation MANTSDNTYFGDVVAQAMSRRGMLRAGALGALVVGTGVAGAVPAFADPGAESLGEHGGHGYGRSGLAFKSVAPNTSDALTIPEGYSSSVVVGWGDPVLPDAPAFDFDKQTAEAQSKQFGYNCDYVTLFPMGRDRALLWVNHEYSDENLMFRGYSGGATATEEQIRIGLAAHGGSVVEIERVKGSGEWKLVTSGRRRYNRRITAQTPMRFSGPATGSDLLKTAADAKGENPIGMLNNCGGGATPWGTVLTAEENFDQYFVNGDKTNPNVVRYTLPTGVSAGSRRFDRVEERFDLAKHPNEANRFGWIVEIDPFDPDSTPIKRTALGRFKHEAATTTLTRDGRLAVYMGDDSRFEYVYKFVSDKRYIPGHDRHNHTLLDEGTLYVAKFTGDSPAAEIDGSGKLPSDQAFDGSGEWIPLVNGSKSFVDGMSAAEVLVFTRVAADKVGATKMDRPEDIERNPVTKGVYVALTNNSNRTAAQVDEANPRPSNKHGHVLEIIERRDDAAATTFAWSIPLVCGDPNDPATYFAGFDKTKVSPISCPDNLAFDRDGNLWISTDGNALKTNDGLFVMPVRGRERGYVRQFLTVPVGAETCGPMVTEDQRSVFVAVQHPGEVDGASPETPASHWPDGGSSQPRPSVAVAWHTRGKKIGS
- a CDS encoding RNA polymerase sigma-70 factor; its protein translation is MPLTANDVDRFEGSRSRLEAIAYRLLGCAGEAEDAVQETFLRWQAADVDRIEVAEAWLTKVLTNLCLNQLTSARARRETYVGQWLPEPLLAGDPMLGPAETAEQRESVSYAVLTLMERLSPNERAVYVLREAFDYPHREIAEILDITEAASQQIFHRAKKHVADGKTRTEIDEATARRIVEEFLAAATSGQTEPLVRLLTEDAISIGDGGGKVPARAKAFEGAAAVAKFLWGLFKPGEAKRAMVGGAPEVYAWTANGDPAVVAVVDGRVVGVMCLEVTAEGIAAFRSQVNPDKLERATARWATTDHGEPLFNAF
- a CDS encoding MarR family winged helix-turn-helix transcriptional regulator; translated protein: MTSSENDALLDAVGPAFSKLRRGVLMEVENPVSAKDMSRSLVLAIVQEGEREMTVGAVAERLGVDPSVGSRMVSDCISAGYLSRAASQQDGRRTVLHLTSEGEAMMTRFRRLQREAFEYITADWSERERLEFARLMLKYVDAVAGLRHRGPAS
- a CDS encoding SDR family oxidoreductase → MTVLITGSRGQVGSAVRDRLQSGGHALRAASSRPDGPEVVELVLSKPETFAPALRGVSQVFLYAEPDGVREFVRTAEAEGVEHVVLMSSSAVLAPDAESHPLARTHLLVERALEESGLTVTVLRPGAFAGNALAWSHAIGRGQPVQLAYPDAHVAAVHGDDLADLAYAALTGHWLAGGTYTLSGGESLTFREQLGIIGGLLGREVVVETITRAEAEEQLAAYLPPAAVTALLDLWADSTAGPAPIDDTTMTLLGTPPRTFEQWARENLTAFAAQSALR
- a CDS encoding ABC transporter ATP-binding protein gives rise to the protein MDMEVTAWNQLYGAMNARQERRPFSAATLRRITAFARPHRGRLIRFLALSLVMAALAVAAPVLAGRVVDAIVKAQPFDVVLGLAGLIAGLALAEAGLGLLTRYLSSSIGEGLILDLRTAVFDHVQRMPIAFFTRTRTGALVSRLNNDVIGAQRAFTDVVSSVAGNLVTLVLTLIVMIGISWQITLLALLLLPVFVLPARRMGSRIARLRREAADHNAAMGTQMTERFSAPGATLVKLFGRPAHESAEFATRARRVRDIGVRTAVTQSLFVTALTLVSALALALVYGLGGFYALRGELDPGSVVALALLLTRLYSPLTALASARVDVMSALVSFERVFEVLDLKPLIQEKPDARTLPDEPTSVEFDQVRFAYPSADKVSLASLEEVATLDSRGGVEVLKGISFRAEPGQMIALVGSSGAGKSTIAQLLPRLYDVDEGAVRLGGVDVRDLTAGSIRETLGMVTQDGHLFHDSIRANLLLARPEATEEEIWDALRRARLAALIESLPDGLDTVVGERGYRLSGGERQRLTIARLLLARPRVVILDEATAHLDSTSEAAVQEALGEALDGRTAIVIAHRLSTIRAADLILVVEDGRVVEQGTHATLLAEGGRYAELHSTQFDAPAIAA
- a CDS encoding NAD(P)/FAD-dependent oxidoreductase; this encodes MQHRIIVLGAGYTGASAAGRLAKRLRREDVAITLVNAAPDFVERVRMHQLAAGQDLKPRPFSEMFAGTGVELRLAKVTGVDVDRKTVTVVDANGAGLIAPESGAEELAYDTLVYALGSGWNAQGVPGTAEHAYEIAGRPGALRLRERLARLDAGQTVVVVGGGLTGLEAATEIAEARPDLDVALAARGGLGDWLSPKGREHLRKVFGKLGITVHEHAAVTRVEADRVATADGRAIPAAVTVWTTGFAVHPIAKATALEVTGTGQIVVDGTMRSVSHPDVYAVGDAAMVMGPGDKPLRMSCASGTPAAWQAADAIAARLTGGKLPNVPIRYFNQCVSLGRKEGLIQYVTADDRAVQAVLTGRPAAVYKELVCKGAAWGVSNPTLGLPTRRRRVTRERAAAGSAVKAPA
- a CDS encoding methylenetetrahydrofolate reductase is translated as MTFQVVCEIEPPTKPDLTHVRHQIGTLGKLAHSFLIPDNHIGRATVSSVAVAHEVQAMGGRSIACLNSRDRNLLGLRRDLLTAAAYGVDQFLFVYGDKPTVGNRTSDLTVRSMIDVAREFSPSFRVGAAAGLRPLPAWKRAADFLFVQVSFSLDALLRWREENPVDVPVYAGVMVLASQPHAHRLAAAIPDIDIPSELVERLGGDRMAGVEAACEQVLRIRDSGAFDGVHLIPVARYRDVESRLHNSL